The genomic stretch GACACACCGCGATGAACTCCTCGGTGAACTGCTCGTTCTCCAGGATATTCACCTTGTGGGCTTCATACGGCAGCCCCAATTCTTCCAGGGCGATACCTGCCTTCTGGCCGTT from Gemmatimonadota bacterium encodes the following:
- a CDS encoding glutathione S-transferase N-terminal domain-containing protein translates to MSDKKWPIEHPDRIQLYSLATPNGQKAGIALEELGLPYEAHKVNILENEQFTEEFIAVCPNSKIPAMV